The DNA segment CACAGGCCGATAACGTGGCCAGTTGGACGTGGCTTAAATCGAGCTCTTCCACCGCCAGCGCCGTAAGAATGCCGTCATCTTGTCCTGGTTCGGCCTGCTGATTCGCGCCCGCCAGCGCCAGGCCAGACAATACATCAGGATGGTAACCGGCCACATCGAGTGCGGCGGCTCGCCCTTCCATGTCCGGGGCTGCATCTTTGCTGTTTTCGTCTTTCAGGGCCGAGCGATAGCCGGGCGGAATAAAAAAAACCGTGTGTGGCCAGGTGCAGGTAAGTATAGTACGGCATGGCCTCGCACACAGCCTGCTTGGTGGCTTGGTCTTTCCGAAGCGATTTGCGCTGCGCTTCGGGAAATCGCTCCTCAAACGAATCGTTGATGGCCACGATTTCCGCCCGAATACCGGGGAGAGGATCGAACTGCCAATGGCCATCTCGATTTTCTGGTGCACGCAGTGCCAATTGATCAGTTTGCGGCAGTGGTGCCAGGGCCGCTTTGAAATCGACCTCGCCGACAGTGCGGAGCGAGGGTGGAGCGGTGGATGGATCATCCTTTGACAAAGTGGATGCCGGTACTGCTTTCAGCAATTCCGGCAGCAAGCGCGGAATGGGAACGGTGGCGATGGCCACATTCGGATGATCGGGTCCCAGGGCATTTTCCAAAATCTTCAAAGACCGCTGGAACAGGGGCAACGCGTCGGCGTAGCTGCCAGCCTTCTGATTCCCAAAACCGAGCCAGGAACACGCTTCGGTTATTTCTGGATCATCCGGCCCTCCGGCCCGAGCACTGCTTCACGCAACTTGAGCGCTTTGGCAGCCAAGGGAATGGCTTCAGCGTATTTGCCTTGATCGTTGAGCTTGCGAACTTGGACGAGCAAGTCGTTGGCCCGATCCAACTGCTGTTGCTGCTCGGGTGTGTATTTTTGTTCTTGTTTCTCGGCGGCGGGCTGGGTTTGCGCTGCCGGCGATTGATTGGCAGGCAGCTGTGAAAAATCAGTTTTTGGCGCAACGCCTGAAGCTTGCGAGGTAGCCGGTTCGTCACCGAAAACTACATGACGGGGTAACAGTGCAAATGCGGCATGGAGACTGACCATTGCTGTTAGAGTTGCACACCACGCTAACCGGCCGCACATCATGGCTTTATGCTCACAAAAGAACACAGGCGAGAGCAGCTGCTAGTTACGCATCTCGCCGGTTGCGCCTTCAGTATACTGCCCCAACTTGGGGGCACAAGTTGCCCTGTGCGGTTAGCACGGCGGCGGGCGGCATGAGTCGTATATTTCAGGGGCAGCAGCTAATCGAATTTTACGACAGCAACGGCGCTCACTTGCCATAGCTAAAAAGAAGCAACTTCATTCCATTCGCTCGGAATAGAATTCAACCGCCCCATCCAAACCTGCTGGAATCAGCAGATCTGGATAAGGGCGAACCGGTCCATGTTCATCATCGCAGCGTATTGCCGATCGAGCTTCGGCGTCGGTAAGATTGGGGGTACCCTCGGCTGAGTGCCCGGGCAAACAACTGAATTTGATCACGGAGAGCCAATGAACCGCGGCTAGTAAAGTGCCGCGTTAAAACAATCGAACCATGTCCAAAAACGCCCGGCAGCCGGACCACTCGGCCCGATCAGGATCAAGCCCAGCAGGAATTTCTTTCTCCCTGTACTGTTGCCCGTGGATGTCAAACACCTGTTGCAATTGTTCCTTAAGCCAGGTGATTTCTGGGTCGGAGAGATTTGGCAAGACCTCCGAAAACAGCAAATAGTTATTGGTCATGGGTCGGCTCCGAGTGTTTGAGGAGGGCGGGATCTGGGGGGGAATTCCAGCGGCCGGCCTCTGAACTGGGCGCCCCATCGAGCGTCGGCAGAAGTTGCGGCCGCTCGCTGGTCAGTTCCTGGACCAGGATCGTTCCAAGTTCTTCTTCGGCTGGTACCGAGCCAGCCTGCTTCAAGGCGTAGGCACAGATCACGAGTGGCGCTAAACAAGCCAGCACCAGGCCGACGGCTTCTAGGGCATTGGCCACCAGCGGATCTCGCACACGCTGGTCGGCGATGTCACGACGATCGGCTTCCAATGCCTCCTCTTATTGATCGAGGTGAGCTCGTTCGGCGTGCACCTCGTGATCGGACTGAGCAATGGCGGCGTTCTGCTGCGCCTGCTGGTCGAGGCTTTTTTCGGCGAAGGCGGCCAGGCGCTCATCGCGGTCGTTGCAACCGGCTAGTAACGCTAGGCACAGAATCGAACCAATGCAGCCACACGAAATGAATTTATCCATGGCGATTTCTCCAACGGGTTAAGATGGCTTTGAGTAAGGCTTGTAGTGCTCTGCGGAGGCGGATTTCGCGGGCCAGGAGCAGAGCTAGTACAGCGGCCAGGAATGTCACGGCGGCTAAGACCAAGGGAAGTGACACAAAGGCTCCTTTCCGCAGGGAAAGAGGTGCACCAAGAGGGGCAAAAGGCCCGCAGCGCAAGAAAACATCCCGTGTATTTGCGATTGCCGCGACGTCACGGGATGGGCGGGCGTGATGGAAACCAACTTACTGCAAGCTAAATAGGGCTCCATCATTACAATATGACGCGAAACGAACGGGAATTTAGCACTTACAGCAGAAATAGCCGTGGATCAGCTTGAAAATACTGGAGTTGATCCAATGACTACCAACAAAAGACGCTGCCTTAGGCGAGTGAGTGGATGCGCCAGTCGCTGCCTGCAAGAAAACCGCCCAGCGGTATTGTATGCAGAATATCAACTCGCCAATCGGCCAAGTTCGTCGATCAAATTGTACATTTCAGCCAGCATCGAGTTGATTCTTTCCATGTCGTTGTCGTCTCGGCGGAAAGCGCGGCTTCCACTTCCTGTTCGCGGCGCTTGGGAACTTTGCATACTCGTGAATCGGTAACTTCTAAGTATAGGACCAAATGACCCGGCTGTATTGAGCTGCCAAATTGGGAGTGGTTGTGGATAAGAGTTAATATCGGG comes from the Pirellulales bacterium genome and includes:
- a CDS encoding CHAT domain-containing protein: MTEACSWLGFGNQKAGSYADALPLFQRSLKILENALGPDHPNVAIATVPIPRLLPELLKAVPASTLSKDDPSTAPPSLRTVGEVDFKAALAPLPQTDQLALRAPENRDGHWQFDPLPGIRAEIVAINDSFEERFPEAQRKSLRKDQATKQAVCEAMPYYTYLHLATHGFFYSARLSLGPERRKQQRCSPGHGRASRRTRCGRLPS
- a CDS encoding tetratricopeptide repeat protein, with the protein product MVSLHAAFALLPRHVVFGDEPATSQASGVAPKTDFSQLPANQSPAAQTQPAAEKQEQKYTPEQQQQLDRANDLLVQVRKLNDQGKYAEAIPLAAKALKLREAVLGPEGRMIQK